The sequence TCGGTGGCGGCATCCTCATGAGCGCGACGCTCGAACCGATCGACGCCTTCACCGAGGTGACGGGTCTCGACTACCTCGCGCGCGAGGAGGATCGGCCCGTCGTAGAACGCCGATACGGCCTCCACTTTCCCGACGAGAACCGCGAGAGCTTCGCCGTCGCCGCACCGAAGTTCACCTACGAGAACCGGGGGCGGCCCGGGCAGGGTACCGCGAGCGGTGACGTCTCGGGAGACGACCACGAGGAACAGAACCCGACGCGACGTCACTACGCCGACGCGATCACGAAAGTCGCCCGGCTCCCGGGGAACGTCCTCGTCGGAATGCCCAGTTACAGCGAGGCCGACTGGGCCGCGAGCGTCCTCTCCGACCGGGTCGAGAAACCCGTCTTGCTCGACGCCTCGAGCGACGACGAGACGACCGAGTCACTCAAGAGCGAGTTCTTCGCAGGCGAGGGGAAGGTGCTCGTGACGAGTCTCCGGGGGACGCTCACCGAGGGTGTCGACTACAGCGGGGACCGTCTGTCGGCGGCGGTGGTCTGTGGCGTCCCGATCGTCAACACAGCGAGCCCGCGGACGAAGGCCGTGCGACGAGCCTACGAGGAGGAGTTCGGCGACGGTTTCACGTACGCGTTGACGATTCCCGCGGTCCGGAAGGCCAGACAGGCCATCGGCCGGGTAATTCGCTCGCCCGAGGACGTCGGCGTCCGGGTGCTGCTCGACGAACGCTACGCCCGCGATAGCTGGGACTCCGTCCGGCCGTACCTGCCCGACGACGGCGAGTTTCAGCCCGTCAGCCCCGACATGCTCGAGATGGGGCTCGACCGGATTCGGCCGCGACTCGAGTCGTCGTAGGGCTCGACCCGACGCGTCACCGTCGGGTCTCGCCCCCTGTTTCGGGTCGAGACGCCACGCCCCGGTATCGCCCCTCACCGAGCGGCTCGATTTCGAACCCGAGTGCGTCGTAGAACGGCCGCACGTCGGCGTCGAAGTGCGCCGTGAGCCGGCCCTTTCGCTCGAGTGCGGCTTCGATCAGCGCGCTCCCGATCCCACGCCCCCGGTGGCGTCGCCGGACGGCGACGGCGTCGACGTGTGCACCGTGGTCGCGTGGCTCGAGGACTGCGGTTCCGAGGATTCGCTCCACAGGGGGAGTTTCGACACTCGATCCACGGCGGTCACCCGCGACGAGGACGTCGCCGTTGGCGATCCGATCCTCGACGGGTCCGGGCTCGAGCATCGCCCCGTCGACGATGCGTCGAACCTCGAGGGTATCGTCGGGCGTCGCGGTCCTGACGAACACGCGTTCACCCGCCTTTGATCAGCCGGAGGACGGTCACGTGGTCAGTCTCGACCGGCTGGTCCTCCGGGACGGGCCGGCCGTCGACGAGGACGCTCACCTCGTGGGGGCTCAGGTCGACCGCTCGGAGGAGGTCCGCGTACGTCGGCTGGGCCTCGACCCGCGAGCCTCTCGATGGATCGCTCCCGTCGAGGTCCGACAGCTCCTCGAAGTCGAGTTCGTGCGTCTCGTCGCCCTTGACGTCCACGGTGACGCGCATGGCCGCGATTGGGAGGCGACGGTCTTGAGCGCGTCGCTCTCTCGAACTCGTCCGCTGCCGAGAGTGAACGACCCGCCGATCCAGGACCAAACGAATTTGGTCTCACCGGGCGAACGTCACGGTATGTACACGGTCGTCGTCGCAGTCACTGCAGATCGAGGACTCGAGGTCGCACGATACGTCACCACGCTCGCCGAAGACGGTCGCGAGGTCGAAGCCATCGTCGTAAACGTCTTCGAGGAGTTCGAGGTCGCCGACGAGGCTGGCGTCGTAAACTCTGCGGACCTCTTCGAGGACGTCGAACCACCCGAAATCGTCGACGCCGTCACGTCGGACCTCGAGTCCGCCGGCGTCGACGTCACCGTTCGCCACGAACACGGGGACCCGGTCACCGAAATCATGCGGGTGGCCGAGGAAGTCGACGCCGATACCATCGCCGTCGAGAGCCGCAAGCGATCGCCAACCGGAAAGGCGATCTTCGGCAGTACGGCCCAGCGGCTCGTTCTCGAGGCAGATCGGCCGGTGACCGTGATGACCGAGCCGTCGGACTGACGGCTGGTCCCGACTGGTTCTGGCTCGAGTCACGACTTCCGGCTCCTGTCGGGACCGGCCGGGCCGGGCTTCGGTCGATTTATCTTTGGCGCGACCCACCTTCGCGTATGAGCGAGGCCGACGCCGAGCCGGCGGAGCCGACGGAGCCGACGCCCGGCCGGACCGAAGTCTGGATCGAGAAGTATCGGCCGCAGCGACTCGACGAGATCAAGGGCCACGAGGACATCGTCCCGCGACTACAGCGGTACGTCACGCAGGACGACCTCCCCCACCTCATGTTCGCGGGGCCAGCCGGAACCGGCAAGACGACCTCGGCGACGGCCATCGCCCGTGAGGTCTACGGCGACGACTGGCGCGAGAACTTCCTCGAGCTGAACGCCTCCGACCAGCGCGGAATCGACGTGGTTCGCGACCGCATCAAGGACTTCGCGCGCTCGTCGTTCGGCGGCTACGACCACCGTATCATCTTCCTGGACGAGGCCGACGCGCTCACCAGTGACGCCCAGTCGGCGCTACGCCGGACGATGGAGCAGTTCTCGAACAACACGCGCTTTATCCTCTCGTGTAACTACTCGAGCCAGATCATCGACCCCATCCAGTCGCGGTGTGCCGTCTTCCGCTTTACCGAACTCGGCGAGACGGCCATCGAAGCCCAGGTTCGCGACATCGCGGACAACGAAGGGATCGAGGTGACCGACGACGGCGTCGACGCGCTCGTCTACGCCGCCGACGGCGACATGCGAAAGGCGATCAACGGACTGCAGGCCGCCGCGGTGATGGGCGAGGTCGTCGACGAGGAGACGGTCTTCGCGATCACTTCGACCGCCCGCCCCGAAGAAGTCGAGGCGATGGTCGAACACGCTATCGACGGCGACTTCACCGCCGCGCGGGCTGCCCTGGAGGAACTGCTGACCGACCGTGGACTCGCCGGCGGCGACGTCATCGACCAGCTGCATCGCTCGGCCTGGACGTTCGACATCCCGGAGCAGGCGACCGTCCGCCTGCTCGAACGGCTGGGCGAGGCCGACTACCGGATCACCGAAGGGGCGAACGAACGCCTGCAACTCGAGGCCTTGCTGGCGTCGCTGGCGCTCGAGAACGAGTAGTCGACTCGTCGCTTCCTGTCTCTCCCCGGTATTCGACGTTATAGAATACTCGAACAGCGATCCGCTCGGCTCACTCGAGGTCCAGACTCTCGACGCCGCGGATAGCGATGGCGGTGCCGTCGTCGTCGGCGGCGACGCCGACGTCCCAGCCGTGGTCGTCGGCGATCCGCTCGACGAACTCGAGCCCGAACTCGGTTCCGTCGGCGTCTTCGGCCGCGTCGAGTCGGCCCGGATCGGGGTCCGGGTCGGGCTCGAGTTCGTCGTCGACGTCTTCACCATCCGCGTCGGCCGTCGCAGGCCGGCTGCCGGCGACGTAGAAGCCGTCGTCCGCCGCGCCGACGGTGACGGTGACCCGGGCGTCGCTCTCTTCGACGCCCTCGAGTGCGATTGTCGCCTGCAGGACGTACTCGAACAGGTCGGTGACGGCCTCGCGGTCGGCGGCGAAGACGAGGTCTCCTTCGGTCACCAGCCGGGCGTCGTCGGTGTTGCTGGTGAGCCAGGCCCGGGTCGCGACCTCGGTGAGGACGACCGGCTCGCGGTCGTCGTCATCGCCGACGGCCACGTCGATCAGCCCCTGCAAGCGCTCTGCGAGGCGTTCGTGGGCAGTCGCGACGACGTCGAAGTGTTCGGCGTCGCCGGTCTTTTCGGCCAGTTCGAGGTAGCCCCGCGCGGTGTTCAGCGACGTCTGGACGTCGTCGCTGATCCGGCTCGCGACCTCCTCGAGTCGGCGGCGAGCGGCCAGCAACTCGCGTTCTCGGCGGTGTTGCTGGGTGACGTCCTCGTAGACGAGGATGCCGCCGCCGCTGTCTGCAGGATCGGTCTCCGAGTCGTCGCCGCCCACCTCGAGCGGAACGACGGTGAGTTCGAACTCGCGGACGCCGTCGGGCGTCAGCCAGTGGGTTTCGAGGTGGCGGCGGTCGCCGGCCTCGAGTGCGGCCGAGAGCGTTCGCCGGTCGTCGGCGAGCCCCGACGGGAGCGCGACGTCGGTGACGGCGTCGCCGATCAGCGCGTCGCGGTCGACGCCGAAGACGGCCTCGAACGTCGCGTTGATCCCGGAGACGACCGCCTCGCCATCTTCGAGGTCGTACCGGAGTGTCGGCTCGGAGACGTTTCGGAAGAGCGTGAACAGGGCGTCGCGCTCGTCTTTGATCCGCTCGTAGCGCTCGAGGACGCGGCTGTGCTCCCGTCGCAACCGGTTACGTTCGTTCGTGACGCCGCGTTCGGTCCAGTTGCGCTCGAGGATCGCCGCGGCGAACTCACAGAGCCCCTCGAGGAGGGCGACGTCGGCGCCGTCGAACGCGTCGGCCTCGGTGGCGGCGACGTGGAGGACGCCCACCTCGCCAACGGGGACGCTACAGAGCGAACGTGCACCGTCGAACGGGGGCTCGATCCACTCGTAGGTCGCCAGGTCGGCGATCCGGATCGGTTCGCGCGCCCGGAACGCCACGCCGAGGGGCTCCTCGAGTGAGACGGGTGTAACCGCCTCGTCCGGCACGTCCGGGGCGACCGCCCTGGGGACGAGTTCGCCGAAGTTGATCGTCGCGAGCCAGCAGTGCTCGAAGCCGAGGACCTCGACGGCCCCCTCGACGAGGCGCTCGAAGAGGTCGTCTCGCTCCCGACAGCTGGCGATACGAGCGGTCGTGTCGAACACCGCGCCGGCCGTGCTGGTGTCGAGACGCTCGTCGCGACCAGCCCCGACGTCGTCACCAGGGTCGGCTGGAACGGCGGTCGTGACGCCCCCGGTGTCGCCGGACTGGGTCGCGTCGTTGGTGGCTGCTGGGCCGGATGTGGCGTCGTCGGTGATCGCTGACTCGGGTGCGTCGCCGTCGGTGACGCCTGGATTGGCCGCACCCTCGCCGTTCGAACCCTCGTCTGACTCGTCACCCGCTGTGGTGGCCTCGGCTTCGGCTTCCGTGCCAGCCGTCCCGTCCCGGTCGTCTCGAGTCTGGGC is a genomic window of Natrarchaeobaculum aegyptiacum containing:
- a CDS encoding GAF domain-containing protein — encoded protein: MTSKAHSTTQTSPRSILYVGPTDVAAAERATALEGVRVGPERTVHATATVGEIPDWVSEVDCVVVDGDSDDELAAIADACGSTPLVVFGDGPYAEATIPAAVDGHVRRDAGDAHAHLVDEIERVCAQTRDDRDGTAGTEAEAEATTAGDESDEGSNGEGAANPGVTDGDAPESAITDDATSGPAATNDATQSGDTGGVTTAVPADPGDDVGAGRDERLDTSTAGAVFDTTARIASCRERDDLFERLVEGAVEVLGFEHCWLATINFGELVPRAVAPDVPDEAVTPVSLEEPLGVAFRAREPIRIADLATYEWIEPPFDGARSLCSVPVGEVGVLHVAATEADAFDGADVALLEGLCEFAAAILERNWTERGVTNERNRLRREHSRVLERYERIKDERDALFTLFRNVSEPTLRYDLEDGEAVVSGINATFEAVFGVDRDALIGDAVTDVALPSGLADDRRTLSAALEAGDRRHLETHWLTPDGVREFELTVVPLEVGGDDSETDPADSGGGILVYEDVTQQHRRERELLAARRRLEEVASRISDDVQTSLNTARGYLELAEKTGDAEHFDVVATAHERLAERLQGLIDVAVGDDDDREPVVLTEVATRAWLTSNTDDARLVTEGDLVFAADREAVTDLFEYVLQATIALEGVEESDARVTVTVGAADDGFYVAGSRPATADADGEDVDDELEPDPDPDPGRLDAAEDADGTEFGLEFVERIADDHGWDVGVAADDDGTAIAIRGVESLDLE
- a CDS encoding replication factor C small subunit, with translation MSEADAEPAEPTEPTPGRTEVWIEKYRPQRLDEIKGHEDIVPRLQRYVTQDDLPHLMFAGPAGTGKTTSATAIAREVYGDDWRENFLELNASDQRGIDVVRDRIKDFARSSFGGYDHRIIFLDEADALTSDAQSALRRTMEQFSNNTRFILSCNYSSQIIDPIQSRCAVFRFTELGETAIEAQVRDIADNEGIEVTDDGVDALVYAADGDMRKAINGLQAAAVMGEVVDEETVFAITSTARPEEVEAMVEHAIDGDFTAARAALEELLTDRGLAGGDVIDQLHRSAWTFDIPEQATVRLLERLGEADYRITEGANERLQLEALLASLALENE
- a CDS encoding universal stress protein, with product MYTVVVAVTADRGLEVARYVTTLAEDGREVEAIVVNVFEEFEVADEAGVVNSADLFEDVEPPEIVDAVTSDLESAGVDVTVRHEHGDPVTEIMRVAEEVDADTIAVESRKRSPTGKAIFGSTAQRLVLEADRPVTVMTEPSD
- the samp2 gene encoding ubiquitin-like small modifier protein SAMP2; protein product: MRVTVDVKGDETHELDFEELSDLDGSDPSRGSRVEAQPTYADLLRAVDLSPHEVSVLVDGRPVPEDQPVETDHVTVLRLIKGG
- a CDS encoding GNAT family N-acetyltransferase; this encodes MFVRTATPDDTLEVRRIVDGAMLEPGPVEDRIANGDVLVAGDRRGSSVETPPVERILGTAVLEPRDHGAHVDAVAVRRRHRGRGIGSALIEAALERKGRLTAHFDADVRPFYDALGFEIEPLGEGRYRGVASRPETGGETRR